In Cydia splendana chromosome 18, ilCydSple1.2, whole genome shotgun sequence, the genomic window AAATCTCTTCGGCGAAGACAGGATAATTATGATcgaacttcacttcaggtaagttcgtttgatcatgtAATTATCCTGTCTTCGTCCTTCGAGATTTAATCATTTACTATGTAGATGTTTAGAGAAAAAACaatgttgttaaattaaataaataaataaaaaattaacaattatcatttatttatttgttcatAAAGACCAACTTATAACAAAtcaacatattatattattccaCAATAATAATTATCAACTTATGATATTCTGACAAATAAACTTCTACTACAGTAATTATGGCTCTACTGTAATAATGAAGGATCAAGTAGGCTTGTTTCTGAATTAATTATAGGCCTATTATAAAAATTCGCAAAGACAGATGATCGCTCAGTCCAACCAGCTGACTTTCGAATGACATCGACACTTAGACCAGCGCGCGAGGCAGCCGAGGTTGATGCGTGCCTCGTGCTGTGAGCGGTAAAAATGGAAGTGTCGATACCACTCTCTGTGAGGGTCTGCTTTATCCAACGCCCTAGACTTTGCGATGAAGCTGACCTGTGTGGTTTCTTATAGGTTAGAATAAGGTGCTCCTCGGTATTTGATCGTAAAGATGATGTTACTAAGGCGTACTTTTGTAAAGTCGAAGCTGGGCAAATACCAGGTCGAGAGTggaaaaaaggtaaatttaaaattggcTGAGCTCTGCCAATTGATGAGGTTTTAATTAAGTTAGTAATAGTAATAACGATTCGATCTTCAAAGACTTTTATATTTGACATTTTTATAAAGGATAACGTTTGCATTCTCTGCCCCGTTGCGAGAGCTAGCAACATGACTAACTTTTTAGACAATTGCTCTAAATTAATTGCATCGTTATCCATGTTTTCTAAGTAATTCAGAACCACGTTAACATCCCATGTACAAGCATACCGTGGAAATGATGGTTTTAACCGAAAGATCCCTTTGAAAAAACGTTTTAAACTTAAATCATCACTTATCTTATTTGAAGATATTAAAGAAATAGCCGACCGATGATTGTTTAGCGTGCCATACGACGACCCCCTTTGAAAACAATTCGTAAGAAATTCTAATAGAGATGATATTTTGAAATCATAAAAATCTACATTACTCTGAGAACAGAATTCCCACCACAACTTAAGGCTCGTCGTATACTGAATTCTAGTCTTCTCTGAAATTGAATTAAGCATGACCTCTAATGCCGTTTCAGGTACACATTGTCTACGGAACCCTTCCCGGATAACACACACGCTACCAGGGAAAGATGACGGTGTAGCGGGTGTGTTGATCTGAAAGGAGAAGAAAGGAGATATTTACTAGGTGGAAATATTATAGTTTCTTTGATACATAGAGACATGTAGAATGGGTACCACGGCTGAGATGGCCATTGTGGGACAACCACAATACCTGTTGCCTTGTCTGAAACGAGCTTTTTCAAGGTTTTTAAAATCAAGGCAAATGGAGGGAAtgcgtaaaaataaaattgggaCCAATCAATTGTAAAAGCATCATGTTATATGCAAAAGGATCTTTTTTCCAGGATATATATAGGGCACACTTTGCATTTATGCGAGAGGCGAATAAATCTATGCCCGGTTccccaaaaaaaaacacgattCTATCGAATTCTTGCGAACCTAACTCCCATTCCGTGTCAATATTTATCTTTCTAGATTCGCTGTCGGCCTCGACATTAAGCGATGACTGAATATAggaagcaaaaataaaaatgtgtctTTCCTCACACCAATTCCAAATTTCCCTAgtaattttgtttaaatgtgGATACTGGACGCCACCCATTCTATTTATGTAAGAAATTGCTGTTGTGTTATCCACACGCAAAAGGATATCAcattcttttttattattagcGAAGGTCATAAGTCCGAAATAGGCTGCCAACAATTCCAGATAATTTATATGATTGATACATTCTGTGGCAGACCAATGACCGCCAGTTTTGTTAGTACCACATGCTGCACCCCAGCCTGTTGTGGAGGCGTCAGTGTAAATTTCAAGCTCATAGTTTTGATCTCTTATTGGATTActggcaactaaaatattattcttcCACCACAGAAGATCATCATGTAAATTGTCTGCAACTTCCATGAATGAATCAtaattttcattattattgaGTAAAGCTAAATACTTAGCTCTTTCCAGAGACTTTGTATGGAGCCATCCATATACAATTGCTGGGCACGCCGCGGTAATGGAACCCAAGATACGAGCAAAATCACGAATACGCATTCTACttgatttaattaaagaaattattTGTTGCAAAATTGTTTGTCTCTTTGTGTCTGGCAATTGTATAGACATGGTCTTAGAATCTAACAAGAAGCCCAAGAATTTGCAAGTGGTTTGGGGTACCAGATTAGACTTTTCGTAGTTGATAACGAAACCTAACCTAGTCAAGCAATTAATAGTAATTTTTGCATTTTCTAGGCAATCTATTGCAGAGTTTCCTAAACACAGTATATCATCCAGATATCTAACTGAGAGTAGACCTTGAGATCTTAAATATGTAGCAACAGGTTGTAAAATCTTTGTAAATATGTACGGTGCAGAACAGATTCCAAAAGGAAGAGAAACAAATTCAAATAACTTGTCTTCTAAATAGAACCGTAAAAACTTTGTGTGACTTTCATGTATAGGCACTAAAAAATATGCTTCCTTAAGATCTATATTAATCATGTGACAACTCGGAGACATTAGCTTAGTAGCTGTTCTCACATCTTCCATTTTGAAGTGTTCTgtacatatatacttatttaatttcttTAAGTTCAAAATAAATCTTTTGCTACCGTCACTCTTAGGGATTAGAAAAATATCAGATATAAATTGACCTGCTACAGGATTACAACGCCTTATAGCATTTATTTGCAATAAGTGTTGTATTTCCTTATTCATGTCAGTTAATTCGTTCGACGTAAATGAACGTCGTGGATAATCATAAATGTTTTGAACAGGTTTCACAATGAAAGGGATCTTATAGCCTGATACAGCAGATAGTATAAAATCATCATCCGTAATTAACTTCCATTCattaagaaaatattttatgcGCCCGCCATGTACCTGACATTGCGTAGTTAGGTCCGTCGACTGGTTGAGGAGCGCTGCGCAGGAGGAGGTGGTCGGCGTGTTGAAGGTGGAGGTGGAGGCTGACGGCGACTTGGAGGTGGCAGCGGCGGCGGAGCTGCTCGTCTGCGACCTTGGTATTGGTACTGGTATGCTGGGGCCGACATTGCTGTTCTCGGTCCACCGGATCGGTGTTGATACGTGTGGCCTCCCCGCTGATATCGCGTTCCTCGGGACATCGATGGACCTCTTCCATTTAAATTTGAAGCTGTAGACGGTGGTTGAATTAACTGTCCTGTCTTTTTTATGCCACGAGAGTCCTTCACCAACTCACCCAATTTTTCTCCAAAAAGAAAGGTGTCTCTTTTTCTGTCTTTGAAAGGCTCCGCAAAGGATTTATCTATTAGCGGCATAATAACTGAGCGGCGGGTATCAGTTTCAGCATAATGAGAATCAGCTAACATAATGCCCGCATCATTGAGTGTGCGAATAATATTTGGGATATCTGGAGTTCGTTTCAATAGGCCAGTTAGTGCCTTGCCTAGCGCTGAAAGCGCTTTGCCAAGCTGGTCCTGCTTTGCGAGCAGTCTTTTATCTCTCAGCTTGCATGCCTCAGCCAACATGGCTCCAATTTCCGGGTTTAGAGATGGGCTTTTTGCTAGGGGAACGTTTTTAGGAAACGGGTACTTTTTCAAAAGTtcttctttcttttcttttttaagCCCTTCCAACAAAATTTTTTGAAATCTTGCTGCTACATCGGTCTGCAAGTCATCACCAAATTCAACGGGATCCACTTCTACAATTCCCAGTTCTTGTAATAGACTAGGGTCAAAGTCACCTTCTGCAACATTGTCCTTCATCTCCTTGCCATCGCCACTTGTGTAACACGGGCTGTTGAATGCTGTGGTATCAGTAATCTCACTAGCATCATCAAATACGACATGCTCGTACGAATAATCGTCGTATTCAACATCGCGCGCTTGATGTTCTTCTGTGTTGGCGACATCTATTATATCCTCAGTTTCATTTGTTGTCTGTTGTCCATCATATAATATAGCCTCATTCTGCTCGGTATGTTCTGAAATCCGGgcgaaaaaagtaaataaataaatactcgtAGGCCGAATGAATACATTGGCCTTTATTCGAAGAATATCACAAATATATAGCGTATTTCCAATGAATGCaatgaaaatactgaaattttATAAAACATGTAGCGACATGTAAcggttttttggaaaaaaatggGAAATGTCATCCGAAGAATACAACGGACGTCAATAGCGTATTTCCGATGAATACAACGGAAATACTTGGTTTTTATGAAATACTCGCCCGATGAATGCAACGGgttttaaagaaacaaaagatATCAGCTATAAATTGCGTATTTCCGATGAATGCAACGAAAATACTTTACTATGGAAAATTCAAATCACCTTCGTTTTGTACATCTTGTTGATTTGGAGGTACATTTTCTGATTCTTCAACGCGTCGCTTACGCTTTGCTTCAAGTTTTTGttcatacatttttagttttctcaTCCATCTTTCTTCTTGAGACTCACCATGAGGTCGCTTCGACATGATTTCCTAGATTTTATTCTATGATTTTTTTGCACTTGTGCGAAAGCCGCGCGCGCACGGACAAGAATGACGTTGACAGTTGGATTCGCCGGGTGGAATAGTAGAGGGAGAAAGGAACGTGTTTTTTCTCTCTCTCTACGCTAAAACTTGTGCGATTGGGTTTGCGCGTAGCATAGGCTACTACTACATAGTAAATGATTAAATCTCGAAGGACGAAGACAGGATAATATATATCGTtctctgagtacccacaacacaagccttcttgagcttaccgtggggcttagatagtcaatttgtgtaaaaatgtcctgtcctataatattactctgttgcaacgttactgctgcagcactgtcaattttcgtgataaaataatgtgactcatttccatactaaaagtaaaaatttacaactgtctatcaaattgcgtttttatatcaaaaaattttcgcgctcgtttcgctcgcgtttttataactttttaagaaatggcgactgcagcagcattactctgttgcaacgttactgctgtagcactgtcaactttagtgataaaatgatgtgactaatttccatactaaaagtaaaaatgtacaactgtctatcaaattgcgtttttatatcaaaaaattttcgcgctcgcttcgcttgcgTCGTCAATAACTTTCTGGGATATGGccactgcagcagcattactctgttgcaacgttactgctgcagtactgtcaattttcgtgataaaatgatgtgactgatttccacactaaaagtaaatatgtacaactgtctataaaattgcgtttttatatcgaacaaatttcgcgctcgcttcgctcgcgtttacaataacattctaagatatgataaaggtgacattcgggtggcgactgcagcagcattactctgttgcaacgttactgctgcagcactgtcaattttcgtgataaaatgatgtgactaatttccattctcagctgtagtgcggcaatgaacgtcactcaacttaccaaaaaaattcagtgtaatctcgatgaccctagggagagggggcaccatggtctagaaatgcttagggcatcaaaatatcttcatccggcactggtcgtttgcggagtcaaacgatttgaaAGTCGCATTTAATActcattaccatgccttccagaaaatccaatcattcgcgaaagtctcgcaacgcattgaagttacaaggggcacgtggtcttcctcaggagtctgaagaagaccacggtgagtggcgctctagccaggcgcCTGCCtggcttcgctttcgctcgcgcgcgtataccttactgtatcgtccgatatacatctactactctatcgtttaaatcacgtgtaaaatttgaataaggccGAAAAAaacctattgattttggagtgtagttttatttagtggtacctaattgtaaaatattttatctgtactgcagtcctctagcatatccatctgtcaactttacttcaagttccgcctccaggggagagggagagaaattaggattagaaattagctgcttactgacacagaccgaattccacgcgggcggagccgcgggcacagctagtaggtaataaaatacTGTGACATATTTAAATTGAAAGGTGTAAGTACATTTGAATATGTTGTAGTGAATGTTTACCTAAAACCTGTGAAGTGTGCTATTGTATTCTTTGAGATTATGCACATAGTCTAGTTTGTGCCGTtgagaaattatttattattattattatatagctTTATTTCTCGCACATCCGTtctaaaaatgtactgttcttttgttatgttttcaCGATGTGTGATCCCTTAAGGGTAAAAGCCTCCTGCATCTTTTTCCATTTCTCTTTGTCTGTAGCATTATTCTTTCTCCCAATTCTTTCCTGCAATTGATATGATGTCATCAGCCCATCGTTTTCTTTGTTTTCCTGAGTTTCGTTTGCCCAGTGGGCCTTTCCATTTGGTTGTTTGAATAGTCCACCTTTTGTCTTTGTATCTAGCGAAATGTCCAGCCCACCTCCATTTTTGTCTTAAACTAAACTGTAGTGCGTCTGTGAGTTTTGTTTTCATCCGGATATCTGTGTTTTTTACTTTGTCTATTCTTCTTAGTTTCAATAGGCTTCTTTCCATTGCATGTTGGGAAGCTAAAAAATGTTCTTTAACTTTCTCGGTGAAGACCCATCTGGCATCCGTAGGTTAAACTGGGGAGGATGCAGGAATCCATaactattttctttatttttagacTATAATTTCCTTTTAGGATTTCTTTATGTGACCAGTATTTTCTCCAGGCTATGTTTATTCCCCTGTCCACCTCGTTTACGTTACTATTGGGGTCAAACGAAATCATTTTTCCTAAGTATACATACAGTTGTAGTTGTCCACATATTCTATTGGCTTTCCTTCTACAGTTATACTTTTTTTGTGACTGTTCATCATAACTTTGGTTTTAGACGCGTTCATATGGAGGCCCACTTTTTGATTCTCTGAATTTAGACTGTTTAACATTGTTTTTAGACCTTTAGCAGTATCACAGATTAGAACTATATCGTCCGCAAAACTCAAATGTGTTagttttttgtttgatatccATATGCCTTCCTTTTACCATTGAAGTTTTTGAAATATTTCTTCCATCACCACTATTAAAAGTTTTGGAGAGAGGGGGTCTCCTTGCCTAACACCTTTTTCGATTTTGAATTCTTCTCCTAGCCTTTCTAGTCTTACCGTGCTGATACTGTTGGAGTACTCGTAGATGTTCTTTATGATGTTGATGtatttttcattaattttgTTGCTATTTAACGTGTTCCATATAGATATGTGTATTAAGCTGTCAAATGCTTTTGAGTAGTCCACAAACGCCACGTAAAGTGGTTTTCGGAATTCTTTGAATTTTTCTACAACTTGTTCGATGGCATGTATGTGGTCGATTGTTGAGAATTGTGGCCGGAAGCCGGCTTGTTCGATCGGCTGGTTTTTGACTATATCTGGTGCTATTCTGCTTAGTAATATTGATGAGAAGAGCTTGTAGACTGAGGAAAGTAGGCTGATTGGCCTGTAATTGCTGATGTCAAGTGGGTCTACTTTCTTGTAAAGCCAATCCAACATCATATATGTTGGATTGGCACCATTGTGTAGGGACTTTTTCCTTTTCCAATACTCTGTTGAAAATGTTGACAAGGTTTTCAGTTAATTTTAAGGCATCATTTGTAAGTTGGTCCGGGCCTGGGCTCTTGTCAGGTTTTAGTTTTTTGATATGTTGCATTACTTCCTTGGCGTCTATTGGGTTTACTGTTGATGTTCGTGCCATTACTTGTAGGGCAGGGTTATTTTGTTCATACTGTATTGTAACTATAGGCTGTTTAATATAGTTGGGAGTAGAAAGCTGTTGCATGTTTTATTATGCAATTACTGTCACTTAATTGATTCCTCATTAACATTTAATCCCTGTATCCAATTTTTATGAGTTGAGAGTTGAGAGGTCTTGATATGCTCTCTTGGTGCTACGGAATTTTGACATATTTCTCTCGACTACTGATTTTCAAGAGTTGAGAAAGTCTAAGtgatcaaaattatattacatgacatttatttcaagtCATGAAACCAGTCTTGGTGGCTTGAAACTTGAAATTCTTAATTGTAGAGTACAATCAATGTACTTGGTATCTAAAAGAAATGCTGAATTCAATATTAATTATGACGAAGACAAGCAATCACTTGCATTGAATGAATTTTTAATGTTCAATGAGGTAATATAAGTGCAATATTGCTAAAGCTGACCGGacatagggttaccagatgacaggaattttcctgacatgtcaggaatgtTGGCCatttgtcaggaatgcggccggaatacgaaaatgtcaggaattttagtgaaTTAACAGACTTTTCTATTATGA contains:
- the LOC134799673 gene encoding protein piccolo-like is translated as MSKRPHGESQEERWMRKLKMYEQKLEAKRKRRVEESENVPPNQQDVQNEEHTEQNEAILYDGQQTTNETEDIIDVANTEEHQARDVEYDDYSYEHVVFDDASEITDTTAFNSPCYTSGDGKEMKDNVAEGDFDPSLLQELGIVEVDPVEFGDDLQTDVAARFQKILLEGLKKEKKEELLKKYPFPKNVPLAKSPSLNPEIGAMLAEACKLRDKRLLAKQDQLGKALSALGKALTGLLKRTPDIPNIIRTLNDAGIMLADSHYAETDTRRSVIMPLIDKSFAEPFKDRKRDTFLFGEKLGELVKDSRGIKKTGQLIQPPSTASNLNGRGPSMSRGTRYQRGGHTYQHRSGGPRTAMSAPAYQYQYQGRRRAAPPPLPPPSRRQPPPPPSTRRPPPPAQRSSTSRRT